A stretch of the Cryomorphaceae bacterium genome encodes the following:
- a CDS encoding nitronate monooxygenase, giving the protein MEKNRITSLFGIRYPLIQAGMIWCSGWELASAVSNAGGLGIIGSGSMYPDVLKTHVKKCKAATNKPFAVNIPLLYPNIEDHIQTIIEERVPVVFSSAGNPSTWTSILKAEGIKVVHVVSSVKFALKAEACGVDAVVAEGFEAGGHNGREETTTLCLIPMVREAISCPLIAAGGIATGRAMLAAMILGADGVQIGTRFVASEESSAHMAFKNQVAELEEGGTQLTLKELTPVRMIKNPFFQQIQSAYAQCASKEELAKLLGRGRAKKGMFEGNLEEGELEIGQISGLVREILPANTIVNQIIEEYVNAARSVGIDPRFKF; this is encoded by the coding sequence ATGGAAAAGAATCGTATTACATCACTTTTTGGTATTCGTTATCCGCTCATTCAGGCGGGTATGATTTGGTGCTCGGGTTGGGAACTGGCCAGTGCAGTAAGCAATGCGGGAGGCCTGGGAATCATCGGATCGGGTTCCATGTACCCGGATGTGCTTAAAACGCATGTCAAGAAGTGCAAGGCTGCTACCAATAAGCCCTTCGCTGTGAATATTCCGTTGCTATATCCTAACATCGAGGATCATATTCAAACCATCATTGAGGAAAGGGTACCGGTGGTGTTTTCTTCTGCGGGAAACCCTTCAACCTGGACATCCATCCTTAAAGCTGAGGGCATAAAAGTGGTGCACGTGGTATCGAGCGTAAAGTTTGCCCTAAAGGCCGAGGCCTGTGGTGTAGATGCCGTGGTGGCCGAAGGTTTTGAAGCCGGTGGTCACAATGGCCGTGAAGAAACAACCACCCTCTGCCTCATTCCCATGGTAAGAGAAGCCATTTCATGTCCGCTTATAGCCGCTGGTGGAATCGCAACGGGAAGAGCGATGTTGGCTGCCATGATACTGGGAGCAGATGGCGTACAGATAGGTACTCGATTTGTTGCCAGCGAAGAGTCGTCGGCACATATGGCTTTTAAGAATCAGGTGGCTGAACTCGAAGAGGGTGGAACTCAGCTTACCCTTAAAGAGCTAACGCCTGTTAGAATGATCAAAAACCCGTTTTTCCAACAAATTCAGTCTGCATACGCTCAATGTGCAAGCAAAGAAGAACTTGCAAAATTACTGGGAAGAGGCAGAGCCAAAAAAGGCATGTTTGAAGGTAATCTCGAGGAAGGTGAGCTCGAAATCGGTCAGATTTCCGGCCTGGTGCGCGAGATTCTCCCGGCAAATACAATCGTTAATCAGATCATTGAAGAGTATGTAAACGCAGCCAGGTCGGTAGGAATCGATCCTCGATTTAAGTTTTAA
- a CDS encoding gliding motility-associated C-terminal domain-containing protein — protein MPSTKYISNWDVYMRRETLMQLQGIRLNRTIKHFLFCTFLLFGGIAQAQEIPVPRCADVQGNGDVLVSWTPPNDPGNLFFSYLVFTLDAAGDPEQIGEIFDYNNTSFLHIGANAQLQQRTYFLRLRTGNVGQITSGDSAPIQTMILNVQAGATNSRAFLDWNPPYENMLPSSVGIYDVFRENAPGEWVNVGSSFFSEESHIDTILGICNDPPDIINYRVRLQDNSGCFSTSSIDGDLLTDGIGPTPPVIETITYDLETGFMMVCWYPSPEEDTNGYIIQDNTDPAQFLTIGQVPGADSTSFLHVTQPMGPKRYLIIAFDECGNNESFGAAHESMFLNASFEECDLQVNLSWTPYIGWSNGVLVYEIYASENEGPYELMQSVAPNTLAASVEVNPFSDYCFLVKAVSAGLEKPAYANRRCLTTSYPELPDFTYLNRVDVINRSTIEVNVLTDPDGFMMSYVLERRDLGQTDFIELGPMAPSPLDEAVYRYLDEDVSTDTRRYEYRVAVTDFCGNFQGYSNVSSNILLNAFDDSEEEQNRIQWNGYELWDGNVSQYRIFRSFGRDGAFEPLVSVQSNVTFFEDDVSAFIEDHGEFCYYIEAVENMNSFNRADTLRSNIACAVQEPLLWIPNAFVVGGYNNIFRPVAGYIDFDRYEMQIFSRWGKLMFQSNSIDIGWNGYHEGGIAPEGSYVYVITFRAGDGKTIEKKGSVILLNAFN, from the coding sequence ATGCCGTCAACAAAATATATATCCAACTGGGACGTTTACATGCGGAGAGAGACATTAATGCAACTACAAGGCATTCGATTAAACCGGACAATCAAACATTTTTTGTTCTGCACGTTTCTGCTTTTTGGCGGAATAGCTCAGGCACAGGAAATTCCCGTTCCCCGATGCGCTGATGTACAGGGTAATGGCGATGTATTGGTTTCATGGACGCCCCCCAATGACCCCGGTAACCTATTTTTCAGCTATCTCGTTTTTACGCTGGACGCCGCCGGTGACCCTGAGCAAATTGGCGAAATTTTCGACTACAACAATACCAGCTTTTTGCACATCGGTGCAAATGCTCAGTTGCAACAGCGAACCTATTTCCTGCGTCTCCGCACCGGAAATGTGGGGCAAATAACTTCCGGTGACTCAGCTCCCATACAAACCATGATACTCAACGTTCAGGCTGGAGCTACCAATTCGCGCGCTTTTCTGGATTGGAATCCTCCTTATGAAAATATGCTGCCATCATCAGTGGGTATCTACGACGTTTTTAGAGAGAATGCACCCGGCGAGTGGGTAAATGTTGGCTCGTCGTTTTTTAGCGAAGAATCTCACATTGATACCATTCTTGGTATTTGCAATGACCCTCCGGATATCATCAATTACCGGGTTCGTCTTCAGGATAATAGTGGCTGCTTTTCAACATCCTCCATTGATGGCGATCTGCTTACCGATGGTATCGGTCCAACACCACCGGTTATTGAAACCATTACCTATGATCTCGAAACAGGTTTCATGATGGTTTGCTGGTACCCGAGCCCGGAGGAAGATACCAACGGTTATATCATTCAGGATAATACAGACCCTGCCCAGTTTCTCACCATAGGTCAGGTGCCAGGTGCCGACAGTACATCCTTTTTACACGTAACACAGCCTATGGGCCCAAAGCGTTACCTGATTATCGCTTTTGATGAATGCGGAAACAACGAATCATTCGGAGCAGCGCACGAGTCAATGTTTCTGAATGCGAGTTTTGAAGAATGCGACCTACAGGTTAACCTGAGCTGGACCCCCTATATTGGCTGGAGTAATGGCGTGTTGGTTTATGAAATTTACGCTTCAGAAAACGAGGGGCCCTACGAACTGATGCAAAGCGTGGCTCCCAATACCCTCGCCGCCTCTGTGGAGGTGAACCCTTTCTCTGATTATTGTTTTCTGGTAAAGGCCGTATCTGCAGGATTGGAAAAACCTGCTTATGCCAACCGCCGATGCTTGACCACGAGCTATCCCGAACTCCCCGATTTTACTTACCTGAATCGGGTGGATGTTATCAATCGCTCAACCATAGAAGTGAATGTCCTTACCGACCCCGACGGATTTATGATGTCGTATGTGTTGGAGCGAAGAGACCTGGGGCAAACCGATTTTATAGAACTCGGGCCAATGGCGCCTTCCCCGCTGGATGAAGCAGTCTATCGCTATCTGGATGAAGATGTAAGCACCGATACCAGGCGTTATGAGTACCGCGTTGCAGTAACCGATTTTTGCGGAAACTTTCAGGGATACAGTAATGTATCCAGCAATATTTTACTAAACGCCTTTGACGACAGTGAGGAAGAGCAAAACCGTATCCAGTGGAATGGATATGAATTATGGGACGGAAACGTATCCCAGTACCGCATCTTCAGGTCTTTTGGCCGGGATGGAGCGTTTGAGCCACTTGTTTCAGTTCAGAGCAATGTTACCTTCTTTGAAGATGATGTAAGCGCCTTTATCGAAGATCATGGAGAGTTTTGCTATTACATAGAAGCCGTTGAAAACATGAATTCATTTAACCGGGCAGATACCTTGCGCTCCAATATAGCCTGCGCCGTGCAGGAGCCACTGCTTTGGATTCCCAATGCTTTTGTGGTAGGTGGCTACAACAATATTTTCCGTCCTGTAGCCGGCTACATCGATTTTGACCGCTACGAAATGCAGATATTCAGCCGGTGGGGAAAACTCATGTTTCAATCAAATTCCATCGATATAGGATGGAACGGATATCACGAAGGAGGCATTGCTCCGGAAGGTAGTTATGTTTACGTGATTACATTCAGGGCCGGAGACGGAAAAACCATCGAAAAGAAAGGGAGTGTAATCCTTTTGAATGCCTTTAACTGA
- the guaB gene encoding IMP dehydrogenase → MSASNPKIITEGLTYDDVLLVPAYSEIHPREVDISSRFTRNIRIKTPVISAAMDTVTESRLAIAMAQQGGIGVIHKNMSVERQALEVRKVKRSESGMILDPITLNLDAVVADALKIMAENSIGGIPVVDGSGKLVGIVTNRDLRFEKEMNKPVADVMTKGQLITAGEGVDMLRAEAILQAHKIEKLPVVNDDYRLVGLITYRDIIKLKEHPNSAKDQFGRLRVAAAVGVTADTLQRAEALIAAGVDALVIDTAHGHTKSVAAQIKEIHNSYPETDLVVGNIATGDAAKHLVDSGASAVKVGIGPGSICTTRIIAGVGVPQLTAIMDVSAAIAGSGVPIIADGGVRYTGDIVKAIAAGADSVMLGSMFAGVEESPGETIIYEGRKFKAYRGMGSIEAMQKGSKDRYFQSGEDDASKLVPEGISGRVPYKGNLHEVMYQVIGGLRAGMGYCGAASIEALKESRFIRITAAGVNESHPHNVSITREAPNYSLR, encoded by the coding sequence ATGTCTGCTAGTAACCCCAAAATCATTACAGAAGGCCTCACATACGATGATGTACTTCTGGTGCCGGCGTACTCCGAAATTCACCCGCGAGAGGTGGATATAAGCAGCCGGTTTACGCGAAACATCCGGATTAAAACACCGGTAATTTCAGCGGCCATGGACACCGTTACTGAATCGCGGCTTGCCATTGCTATGGCTCAGCAGGGTGGAATAGGGGTGATTCACAAAAATATGAGCGTCGAGCGCCAGGCACTGGAGGTGCGTAAAGTAAAACGCTCTGAGAGCGGAATGATTCTCGATCCCATCACGCTTAACCTCGACGCTGTTGTGGCTGACGCACTGAAAATCATGGCCGAGAATAGCATTGGCGGAATTCCGGTTGTTGATGGTAGCGGGAAACTTGTGGGAATCGTTACCAATCGTGACCTGCGTTTCGAAAAAGAAATGAACAAGCCGGTTGCCGACGTCATGACCAAAGGCCAGCTCATTACCGCCGGCGAAGGCGTTGATATGTTGCGTGCTGAGGCAATTCTCCAGGCCCACAAAATTGAAAAACTACCCGTTGTAAACGATGATTATCGCCTCGTAGGCCTCATTACATATCGCGATATCATCAAACTTAAAGAACATCCGAATTCTGCTAAAGACCAGTTCGGCCGTTTGCGGGTGGCCGCCGCGGTAGGTGTTACTGCCGACACGCTTCAGCGCGCGGAGGCCCTTATTGCGGCCGGTGTTGATGCCCTGGTAATTGACACAGCGCACGGTCATACCAAAAGTGTAGCCGCTCAGATCAAAGAAATTCACAATTCCTACCCTGAAACAGATTTGGTGGTTGGGAATATTGCAACCGGTGATGCTGCAAAACACCTGGTTGATTCCGGAGCAAGTGCGGTGAAAGTGGGAATCGGTCCGGGCTCTATTTGTACCACGCGGATTATTGCTGGTGTGGGCGTGCCGCAGCTAACAGCCATAATGGATGTTTCTGCTGCCATTGCAGGCTCAGGAGTGCCTATAATTGCCGATGGAGGTGTTCGCTACACGGGCGATATCGTAAAGGCAATTGCTGCCGGAGCTGACAGCGTCATGCTTGGCTCCATGTTTGCAGGCGTCGAGGAATCACCCGGAGAAACCATAATCTACGAAGGTCGAAAATTCAAGGCCTACCGCGGAATGGGCTCCATTGAAGCCATGCAAAAAGGATCTAAAGACCGCTACTTCCAGTCAGGAGAAGACGATGCCAGCAAGCTCGTTCCCGAAGGTATATCGGGTCGCGTGCCGTACAAAGGCAACCTCCACGAAGTGATGTACCAGGTAATTGGTGGCCTCCGGGCCGGAATGGGGTACTGCGGAGCGGCGAGTATTGAGGCACTCAAAGAATCACGCTTTATCCGTATCACGGCGGCCGGTGTAAATGAAAGCCACCCGCACAACGTATCCATCACCCGCGAGGCCCCGAATTACAGCCTGCGATAA
- a CDS encoding peptidyl-prolyl cis-trans isomerase, with translation MPYLKSPYDLTLLRVPAQHLMLVLLLPVLLFACDWQDQSKSDWVVRVDDHYLSREELVNALPRRLSPEDSTRAADAYVSQWLKDHVVLSQAELNLSPQRINFEAQLRDYRNSLVVYTFETELIRQKLDTTVTDAEIARYYQEYQRNFELKDYIVRVRYIKVASDAPKLADVEAWMKSEADDDYFKLVDYSQQFASKSFLEEERWLYLDDLLRQVPIRPEDKLDFLRGNKFVKLPDGDYLYMLNILDYQLKDGVSPLEFVKQDIRNIIVNKRKREFIINMRQDLFETALKNNQIEYRTQ, from the coding sequence ATGCCATATTTAAAAAGCCCTTACGATTTAACCCTTTTGAGGGTGCCGGCTCAACACTTGATGCTGGTGTTGCTGCTGCCCGTTTTACTCTTTGCTTGCGATTGGCAGGACCAATCCAAATCTGACTGGGTGGTTCGCGTGGATGACCATTATTTGTCTCGTGAGGAATTGGTCAATGCATTGCCAAGACGACTATCGCCGGAAGACAGTACACGGGCGGCTGATGCCTATGTATCTCAATGGCTGAAAGACCACGTAGTGCTTTCGCAGGCCGAGCTGAACCTCTCACCTCAACGAATCAATTTTGAGGCGCAACTTCGCGATTACCGCAATTCATTGGTCGTTTACACGTTCGAGACAGAGTTGATTCGCCAAAAACTGGATACCACGGTAACTGATGCAGAAATCGCACGATACTATCAAGAATATCAACGAAATTTCGAGTTGAAAGACTACATAGTGCGTGTTCGTTACATCAAGGTTGCCTCGGATGCACCCAAGCTTGCAGATGTTGAGGCTTGGATGAAATCAGAGGCCGACGACGACTACTTTAAACTGGTTGACTACAGCCAACAGTTTGCCAGCAAGAGCTTTCTTGAAGAAGAGCGCTGGCTGTACCTCGATGATTTGCTGAGGCAAGTTCCGATAAGACCTGAAGATAAGCTCGACTTTTTACGCGGAAACAAATTCGTGAAATTGCCCGACGGAGATTACCTTTACATGCTGAATATATTGGATTATCAGCTTAAAGACGGCGTTTCGCCATTGGAGTTTGTGAAGCAAGATATTCGGAATATTATCGTGAACAAGCGTAAAAGGGAGTTCATCATTAACATGAGGCAAGATCTTTTTGAAACTGCCCTCAAAAACAATCAAATTGAGTATCGTACGCAGTAA